From the Paenibacillus sp. FSL H8-0548 genome, one window contains:
- a CDS encoding cadherin-like beta sandwich domain-containing protein produces the protein MLRKGKMILLLFSFIFLIVLWTKDLQIQAAPITTLVQDDFEQFSPDSVIPTSSSDYWRSVSPTSTLNVMAREESGTDNTYASISNTHASTGAYFGKPFAAAQSTLFVSEFDLNIPSSSSTGRLFYYDSSSLNSGNLTFRMDIVGGTMRVYDGGTATTVVSGYSTSTWYHFKIVFDPENKRFNFTISDGSTTIYTSPSFFGFTNVNATKVGSLSFMPGYNGIEMNVDNVNVYVPNYELELSGPLTLNVQSTQTVQFTAAANDILGRPVSNPNLVWSLYDASNQNLLDSSSGITISNNGLLTVQGGSSPISVNVRATNAADPTVYASQALKIDSAYLLGLSATNITFSESFEMNKFQYSSVVGTSVTSTQITATSSFPANTDITVNDEAAASGVLSSQAGLESGINEIKVKVASKAFPEISSTYTLLVSQTDTLSDDATLSELTLSNGALAFSSETTSYATSVANTVTSVTVTLKTSDIFAKATVNDVEMSSPTSAPIPLQVGDNRIAVHVTAQDGTPKDYIITVNRAESDNANLSNLTLSGGVLNPTFASSTTEYTANAANGAVSLTVTPTTENEDATITIQGDPVDSGQASAPISLQPGSNVIEVFVTAQDGTTKTYTVDVNNRESVTSYLFDFGPGEIETGYTGVSCSASSLYNADIGYGWASVNGLDGRDRGAPTDALRRDFCVGNAYSFTVDLPNGLYKVRAIAGDATAGLSGMNIVTEGQTESLSAALGTFSSKTFFVQLLDGQLNMGISGSSARINALEISAASPEDIWGSTALALTDNGDGTVTLQNSKVSLVIAKSTANITSIRLNGSKPTLNLGTGGYLANYKINGVSGQKALTGATFSIVSQSDERIELSFLVHDPNQLPYQLDARMVLEADSPGLYYYSIYKYTSDMPAGLNLEQLRYSFSPPDSVFKDYAIDDLRKGTFDTTSDLTSGPVLQDATNLLADGSVYTKYQQISSLEGDNHVFGVYGDKIGMSIIQASKEYYVGGPTKQELTTHQTGAGPRLLWHEITAHYGNTNLNPPVGWEKVYGPFYLYLNEGDSTDAMWDDAKARAEEEISKWPYAWVADPLYAANSRGNATGKLTIADGSSANNAWVILAAGDKDWQLQNEDYVYYARAASDGSFSIPAVRPGEYTLYAFVDGVFDEFRKDHVVIHSNVTTDLGGLSWVPKMNGELLWQIGTPDRSAAEFFVTPNAYASSIPNLDKYRQFGTWLEYPLEFPNGVDFKVGVDDPSEKWNFFQPVSKTPGDPAMLKVPKDSSPAIWKIRFDSDGYQSGLGTGTMTFGLAGSVYGSLLVKLNGVEIGRWESPGNGESAFGEGPENDASLYRQGAARGIYYQVQAQFDAGLIHQGENIVELSLPTPDGNASWNNVFTSIMYDAIRLEVDVATDEPQLSALELDSTSYNLSLGGTHQTVVTAIYEDNTRKDVTSQVNFSSNNTNIATVSAQGLVTAVGTGTVKLTTSYGGISVEVTVSVAPSSVTSPGPVAGNTDSFEDKKIIDEESLKSINDKVSILLGEKEKELLIPAQAIETLGAKPIVVTKGSISVKIPSSILRTLKSMLPVNETSDAKLVLKIDQVGEAASSALVEAAAAKSSAAIKAVSDIYDLRLVGVTKDGKEVKLERFETPITLTFKVEANTDTKLAGVYYIDDQGRLEYVGGTWVNGELSADIYHFSKYAVLEFNKTFADVAATHWAAETVRELAAKHIINGVSDKLFAPEKPVTRAEFTAMLVRALGITASHEASPFHDVAAEAWYAEIIGDAYQVGLISGRDNVIFDPDGWITREEVAVMIVRAYEWKSDKQLDISGSLSTRFKDAEKISQWAEAGVKAAVSQKLLQGRSEQEFIPQGIASRAESAQVILNLLKN, from the coding sequence ATGTTAAGAAAAGGTAAAATGATTTTATTATTATTTTCATTTATTTTTTTGATTGTTTTATGGACAAAGGATTTGCAAATCCAGGCGGCGCCAATTACAACACTCGTTCAAGACGACTTCGAACAATTTTCACCAGACTCTGTAATTCCAACAAGCAGCTCGGACTACTGGAGGTCAGTTTCACCTACAAGCACATTAAACGTAATGGCTCGCGAAGAAAGTGGGACAGACAATACCTATGCGTCGATCAGTAACACTCATGCATCGACAGGTGCATATTTTGGCAAACCCTTTGCCGCTGCTCAAAGTACGCTATTCGTTTCAGAATTTGATCTTAACATTCCTTCATCTTCCTCTACGGGTCGTTTGTTTTATTATGATTCATCAAGTTTAAACTCTGGCAATTTGACTTTTCGCATGGATATTGTTGGAGGCACGATGAGAGTCTATGACGGTGGTACAGCAACTACCGTAGTGTCCGGCTACTCTACCTCGACCTGGTATCATTTCAAAATTGTTTTCGATCCGGAGAATAAAAGATTTAATTTTACTATTTCGGATGGCTCAACAACGATCTATACATCGCCCTCTTTTTTTGGTTTTACTAATGTCAATGCAACAAAAGTGGGATCGCTTTCATTTATGCCTGGATATAACGGAATAGAGATGAACGTTGATAATGTTAATGTGTATGTTCCTAATTACGAGTTGGAATTATCGGGCCCATTAACACTCAATGTGCAATCTACCCAAACCGTACAGTTCACTGCGGCAGCCAATGATATCTTAGGCAGGCCCGTTTCAAATCCTAATTTAGTTTGGAGCTTATATGATGCCAGCAATCAAAATCTGTTGGACTCAAGCTCTGGCATCACAATCTCCAATAATGGGTTATTGACTGTTCAAGGGGGCAGTTCGCCTATCTCTGTGAATGTCAGGGCAACGAATGCGGCTGATCCAACTGTGTATGCGAGCCAAGCGCTTAAAATTGACAGCGCTTACTTATTGGGTTTGTCTGCGACAAATATAACATTCAGTGAATCCTTTGAGATGAATAAATTCCAGTATAGCTCAGTTGTAGGGACTTCTGTAACCTCTACTCAAATTACAGCTACTTCCTCTTTCCCTGCTAATACAGATATAACCGTAAATGACGAAGCTGCTGCAAGCGGAGTTCTTTCATCGCAAGCAGGCCTTGAGTCGGGAATTAATGAAATAAAGGTTAAAGTAGCCTCCAAGGCGTTTCCGGAGATTAGCAGCACCTACACATTATTGGTAAGCCAAACGGATACATTAAGCGATGACGCTACTTTATCGGAATTGACGCTAAGCAATGGTGCACTAGCATTCAGCAGTGAAACGACAAGCTATGCGACAAGCGTCGCCAACACGGTTACTAGTGTCACTGTTACGCTAAAAACATCGGATATTTTTGCGAAGGCAACGGTTAATGACGTGGAGATGAGCAGCCCAACCTCGGCTCCAATTCCACTTCAAGTTGGCGACAATAGGATAGCCGTTCATGTAACAGCCCAGGACGGTACACCGAAAGACTATATAATAACTGTGAACCGAGCAGAGTCAGACAATGCAAATTTGTCTAACTTGACTTTAAGCGGCGGTGTACTAAATCCGACGTTTGCAAGCAGCACAACAGAGTATACAGCCAATGCAGCCAATGGTGCTGTCAGCTTGACGGTTACACCAACAACAGAGAATGAAGATGCGACAATTACGATTCAAGGGGATCCGGTGGATAGCGGCCAAGCATCTGCTCCGATTTCTCTGCAACCTGGAAGTAATGTAATTGAGGTTTTCGTCACAGCACAGGATGGTACAACAAAGACCTATACGGTTGATGTGAATAACAGAGAATCAGTAACTTCCTACCTGTTTGATTTTGGACCTGGCGAGATAGAAACAGGGTATACAGGGGTTAGTTGCAGCGCTTCATCCTTGTATAATGCGGATATAGGCTACGGATGGGCTAGCGTGAACGGGCTCGATGGTCGCGACCGCGGCGCACCGACCGATGCGCTAAGACGAGACTTCTGCGTAGGCAATGCGTACTCCTTTACAGTGGATCTTCCTAATGGGTTATATAAAGTAAGAGCCATTGCAGGAGATGCGACTGCCGGACTTTCAGGGATGAATATCGTGACGGAAGGTCAGACAGAGAGCCTTTCCGCAGCTTTGGGAACATTTAGCAGTAAAACCTTTTTCGTACAATTGCTTGACGGACAACTGAATATGGGGATAAGCGGTTCGAGCGCAAGAATAAATGCACTTGAAATTAGTGCAGCTTCTCCTGAAGATATTTGGGGGTCTACAGCGCTTGCGTTAACGGATAACGGAGACGGAACCGTCACGTTGCAGAATTCCAAAGTTTCGCTGGTCATTGCTAAATCAACGGCCAATATTACAAGTATAAGGCTTAACGGGAGTAAACCAACACTTAACTTGGGAACTGGCGGTTATCTTGCGAATTACAAAATAAATGGAGTCAGTGGACAAAAGGCACTGACTGGCGCGACGTTCTCCATTGTGTCGCAAAGCGACGAAAGAATTGAGTTATCGTTTCTTGTACATGATCCGAATCAGCTTCCTTATCAATTAGATGCTCGTATGGTTCTGGAAGCCGACTCCCCTGGACTGTACTATTATTCAATTTATAAATATACGTCAGATATGCCGGCAGGATTAAACCTAGAACAATTGCGCTATTCGTTTAGTCCTCCAGATTCCGTATTTAAAGACTACGCCATTGATGATCTACGCAAGGGCACCTTTGACACAACTTCAGATTTGACAAGTGGGCCGGTGCTGCAGGATGCTACTAATTTGCTCGCAGATGGCTCGGTATATACCAAATACCAGCAAATCAGTTCTTTGGAAGGCGATAATCATGTGTTTGGTGTTTACGGAGACAAGATCGGTATGTCTATAATCCAAGCCAGTAAGGAATATTATGTTGGCGGTCCTACTAAACAGGAGCTGACTACGCATCAAACCGGTGCGGGGCCCAGATTGTTATGGCATGAAATTACTGCCCATTATGGCAACACTAACTTGAATCCTCCGGTAGGGTGGGAGAAAGTGTACGGTCCCTTCTATTTATATTTGAATGAAGGCGACAGTACCGATGCTATGTGGGATGATGCTAAGGCTCGCGCTGAAGAAGAAATATCCAAATGGCCTTACGCTTGGGTGGCTGACCCTTTATATGCGGCCAATTCCAGAGGGAATGCAACCGGGAAGCTAACGATTGCCGATGGCTCTTCAGCGAATAATGCATGGGTCATTCTAGCTGCAGGCGATAAGGATTGGCAGCTCCAAAATGAAGATTATGTGTATTATGCTCGTGCTGCAAGCGACGGCAGTTTCAGCATTCCTGCAGTTCGTCCCGGTGAGTACACCTTATATGCTTTTGTAGACGGTGTATTCGATGAATTCCGAAAAGATCATGTTGTTATTCATTCAAATGTGACAACGGATCTGGGGGGCCTGTCATGGGTTCCGAAGATGAATGGTGAACTACTCTGGCAAATTGGAACGCCGGACCGTTCAGCTGCCGAGTTTTTTGTAACTCCCAATGCCTATGCCTCTTCGATTCCAAACTTGGACAAGTATCGTCAATTCGGCACTTGGTTGGAGTATCCATTGGAATTCCCTAATGGTGTGGATTTCAAGGTAGGTGTGGATGATCCAAGTGAAAAATGGAATTTCTTTCAGCCGGTTTCGAAGACGCCAGGTGATCCTGCAATGCTAAAAGTTCCTAAGGATTCTTCACCAGCAATTTGGAAAATTCGGTTCGATTCTGACGGTTACCAGTCAGGGTTGGGAACTGGAACGATGACTTTCGGATTGGCAGGAAGTGTATACGGTTCTTTGCTAGTAAAATTGAATGGTGTAGAAATCGGTAGATGGGAATCTCCAGGAAATGGTGAAAGCGCATTCGGTGAAGGTCCTGAAAATGATGCGTCGTTATACCGGCAAGGAGCCGCCAGGGGGATATACTATCAAGTTCAAGCACAGTTTGACGCTGGACTGATACATCAAGGTGAGAATATCGTGGAGTTATCACTGCCTACACCTGATGGGAATGCCTCTTGGAATAATGTATTTACGAGCATTATGTATGATGCTATCCGTTTGGAAGTAGATGTTGCAACAGATGAACCTCAATTATCGGCGCTTGAGCTGGACAGCACATCGTATAACTTAAGTCTCGGTGGGACGCATCAAACCGTAGTTACAGCTATATACGAAGATAATACAAGAAAAGATGTCACCTCACAGGTCAACTTTAGTTCTAATAATACGAATATAGCAACAGTTAGCGCGCAAGGATTAGTAACTGCTGTTGGTACTGGTACGGTGAAATTGACCACAAGTTATGGTGGTATATCAGTTGAGGTTACCGTATCGGTAGCTCCATCAAGTGTAACATCACCGGGGCCAGTGGCAGGTAATACAGACAGTTTTGAAGATAAGAAAATCATTGATGAAGAATCACTAAAAAGTATTAATGATAAAGTGTCGATTCTGCTTGGCGAGAAGGAAAAAGAACTTCTTATACCAGCACAAGCGATTGAGACATTGGGAGCAAAGCCGATTGTAGTAACAAAAGGTAGCATTTCAGTAAAAATTCCTTCCTCTATCCTTAGAACTCTAAAGTCCATGCTTCCGGTTAATGAAACATCAGATGCGAAGCTTGTTCTGAAGATAGATCAGGTTGGGGAGGCGGCGTCGAGCGCATTAGTCGAAGCAGCTGCAGCTAAATCCAGCGCGGCCATTAAGGCTGTAAGTGATATATATGACTTGCGACTTGTTGGCGTGACAAAGGATGGCAAAGAAGTGAAGTTGGAGCGTTTTGAGACACCAATCACGCTGACATTCAAAGTTGAAGCCAACACGGATACCAAATTGGCTGGTGTCTACTATATCGATGACCAAGGCCGACTTGAGTATGTCGGAGGAACATGGGTGAATGGTGAACTTAGCGCGGACATTTACCACTTCAGCAAGTATGCAGTTCTGGAGTTCAATAAGACTTTTGCAGATGTTGCGGCTACCCACTGGGCAGCCGAGACGGTGAGAGAATTGGCGGCTAAGCATATCATTAATGGTGTATCCGATAAGTTGTTTGCACCAGAGAAGCCAGTTACTCGTGCGGAGTTTACTGCAATGTTAGTACGTGCGTTAGGAATTACTGCAAGCCATGAAGCTTCGCCCTTCCATGATGTAGCAGCAGAAGCCTGGTATGCAGAAATAATTGGTGATGCATACCAAGTTGGCCTAATAAGCGGCCGTGACAACGTAATATTTGATCCGGACGGATGGATCACGCGTGAGGAAGTGGCAGTTATGATAGTTCGCGCTTATGAATGGAAGAGTGATAAGCAGCTGGACATAAGTGGTAGCCTGTCGACGCGATTCAAAGATGCCGAAAAAATTAGTCAATGGGCTGAAGCGGGAGTTAAAGCTGCCGTCTCGCAAAAGCTTTTACAAGGTCGCAGTGAGCAGGAATTCATCCCTCAGGGCATTGCGAGTCGTGCAGAGAGTGCACAAGTCATCTTAAATTTATTGAAAAATTAA
- a CDS encoding ABC transporter substrate-binding protein: protein MVRKKMLSTVLAVIMGLSVLSACTKDNGGNNKPSATNGASAAPTENASAYPDYSGGFPERVTLEIPIYERAFEGWNVTDNYYTRWVQKEFGDKYNIDVKYRPITRSSEVTDYGQLLASHKAPDIIFHYDMPQALTYYGEDVMQELDYKEIANYAPSYWSNLSSTIEQYGSVDGKKVFFFADRPVADNQTTLIRKDWVEKVGMKVEDLTSLEKYNEMLAKWKEAGLGVAGEKLLLNNYTYSYAFRDWPINEKERALYSDLSVADLTSAASEKYLRNLNYQFNNGLIDKEFYLRSDDEKAKAEFVAGKTGTFALYLASNSDVFAATLANNPDAHFDILPPGALVPQGNQPQGRAYWPFGFIMGINYESTPEERTAVWMYLEWLSQPENLFFFQNGVEGQNYNLDADGIAAKVPDFAGESKLSNNNNKDYWALVTEMAQYPDPAVTRKSYLQNWAPPGYESLAETVLKNYESNTEYRTPDALFSVVLGTVGEYKADLNSMFQELYVKIVTASEADFDSVYQAAKVTYLKSGYQEILDEKQKAIDAGQYR from the coding sequence TTGGTAAGAAAAAAAATGCTCTCTACCGTGCTAGCTGTCATTATGGGATTAAGTGTATTGTCCGCATGTACCAAAGATAACGGCGGCAACAACAAGCCGTCCGCTACGAACGGGGCCAGCGCCGCGCCTACTGAAAACGCTTCCGCTTATCCGGATTATTCCGGCGGCTTCCCGGAGCGCGTAACGCTGGAAATACCGATATATGAGCGCGCATTCGAAGGCTGGAACGTCACCGACAACTATTATACGCGCTGGGTTCAGAAGGAATTTGGCGACAAATACAACATCGATGTCAAATATAGACCTATTACGCGTTCAAGCGAAGTAACTGATTACGGTCAGTTGCTGGCTTCGCACAAGGCGCCGGATATTATTTTCCATTACGATATGCCGCAAGCGCTTACCTATTATGGCGAAGACGTGATGCAGGAGCTCGATTATAAAGAGATCGCCAACTATGCACCGTCATATTGGAGCAATTTAAGCTCGACGATCGAGCAATACGGCAGTGTGGACGGCAAGAAGGTGTTCTTCTTCGCCGACCGTCCGGTCGCCGACAACCAAACGACCCTCATCCGCAAGGACTGGGTAGAGAAGGTTGGCATGAAGGTCGAGGATCTGACATCGCTGGAGAAATACAACGAAATGCTGGCGAAGTGGAAGGAAGCGGGACTCGGCGTAGCCGGTGAGAAGCTGCTGCTGAATAACTATACGTACAGCTATGCGTTCCGCGATTGGCCGATCAATGAGAAGGAGCGCGCGTTGTACTCCGACTTGAGCGTTGCCGACCTGACGTCCGCAGCCAGTGAGAAATATTTGCGCAATCTGAACTATCAATTCAATAATGGCCTGATCGACAAGGAGTTCTATTTGCGCAGCGACGACGAAAAAGCTAAAGCTGAATTCGTTGCCGGCAAAACGGGCACTTTTGCTCTCTACCTCGCCAGCAATAGCGACGTCTTCGCCGCAACGCTGGCGAACAACCCGGATGCCCATTTCGATATTCTTCCTCCGGGAGCGCTCGTGCCGCAAGGAAACCAGCCGCAAGGCCGTGCCTACTGGCCGTTCGGCTTCATCATGGGCATCAATTATGAGTCCACGCCAGAAGAGCGGACTGCCGTATGGATGTATCTGGAGTGGCTGAGCCAGCCGGAGAACCTGTTCTTCTTCCAGAATGGCGTCGAGGGCCAGAACTACAATCTAGACGCAGACGGCATTGCCGCAAAGGTGCCGGATTTCGCCGGAGAATCGAAGCTGTCGAACAACAATAACAAAGATTACTGGGCGCTCGTTACGGAGATGGCGCAATATCCGGATCCGGCCGTGACGCGCAAGTCCTACCTGCAGAACTGGGCGCCTCCGGGCTATGAGTCGCTGGCGGAAACGGTGCTGAAGAATTATGAATCGAATACGGAATACCGTACGCCGGATGCGTTGTTCTCGGTTGTGCTGGGCACAGTAGGCGAATACAAAGCCGATCTAAATTCCATGTTCCAGGAGTTGTACGTGAAGATTGTGACCGCATCGGAGGCCGATTTTGATTCGGTCTACCAAGCGGCCAAGGTTACGTATTTGAAATCTGGGTACCAGGAAATTCTCGACGAAAAGCAAAAAGCGATTGACGCAGGCCAATACAGATAA
- a CDS encoding carbohydrate ABC transporter permease: MKESTRAGGASGRKQFDIWGVLIGLFLIMTSLACLLPFVHVVAKSFSADAYVIANKIILWPKGFTVEAYGKIFADASIMRSLYVSIVVTVLFTIIGMIVTICAAYPLSRKQLKGRSVITFIFLFTMYFHGGIIPDYMLISSLGMLDTMWSLVLPLAFSAFNLLIMKTALTSTIPDSLEESARIDGADHFRILWSIVLPLSKPIIATLSLFYAVGRWNAYQDALFYIKQNVDMRPLQLKLYYLIIQATESFQLEATQVQISNPEVLKASVVVFATLPILCIFPFIQKYFVQGAMIGAVKG; this comes from the coding sequence ATGAAAGAAAGCACCCGCGCCGGAGGCGCATCGGGCAGAAAACAATTTGACATTTGGGGCGTGCTGATCGGCCTCTTCTTGATCATGACCTCGCTCGCTTGTTTACTGCCGTTTGTTCACGTTGTTGCCAAATCGTTTAGCGCTGATGCCTATGTTATCGCCAATAAAATCATTTTGTGGCCCAAAGGCTTCACCGTAGAGGCATACGGTAAAATTTTCGCCGACGCCAGCATTATGCGTTCGCTTTACGTCTCCATTGTTGTGACGGTGCTGTTCACGATTATCGGCATGATCGTGACGATTTGCGCAGCGTATCCGCTGTCGCGCAAGCAGCTTAAAGGACGTTCGGTAATAACATTTATATTCCTGTTCACGATGTATTTCCACGGCGGTATTATTCCCGATTACATGCTCATTAGCAGTCTGGGAATGCTGGATACGATGTGGTCGCTCGTGCTCCCGCTGGCCTTCAGCGCATTCAATCTGCTGATAATGAAGACGGCGCTTACCAGCACAATTCCAGACAGTCTGGAGGAGTCAGCGCGGATTGACGGCGCGGATCACTTCCGAATTCTGTGGAGCATCGTGCTGCCGTTATCGAAGCCGATTATCGCGACGCTGTCGCTGTTCTACGCAGTTGGTCGCTGGAACGCTTATCAGGATGCGTTGTTCTACATTAAACAAAATGTCGATATGCGGCCGTTGCAGCTCAAGCTGTATTACCTGATTATTCAGGCGACGGAAAGCTTTCAGCTGGAGGCTACGCAAGTGCAGATCAGCAATCCGGAGGTGTTGAAGGCTTCCGTCGTTGTATTCGCCACACTGCCGATTCTGTGTATTTTTCCGTTTATTCAGAAATATTTTGTTCAAGGCGCCATGATCGGCGCGGTTAAAGGATAG
- a CDS encoding ABC transporter permease subunit — protein MNNRTKRQKGGMGLYLRRDWQLYVLLLIPLSFVLVFKYAPMTGLVLAFKNYKIAKGFWGSEWVGFDVFMDLFSKHDFLRAIRNTLLLNGLDLVFSFSLPIVLALLLNEIKNVRFKRVNQTVLYLPHFLSWVIIGAIAYQLLSEGNGVVNNIIFMLGGERIPFLQQDNHWLFSYLAIGVWQSMGWGTIIYLASISSINPEMYEAATVDGAGRWRQAWNVTIPSIRVTIVTLLILNLGKIMEGSFERIFALMNKATTEFTTTIPVLVYRWGIESGNFSRATALGLFQAVIGLILVLAADRIAKKLGEDGLI, from the coding sequence ATGAACAATCGTACCAAAAGACAAAAAGGGGGAATGGGTCTTTACCTCAGGCGGGACTGGCAGCTTTATGTTTTGCTTTTAATACCGTTATCCTTCGTGCTGGTTTTCAAATACGCGCCGATGACGGGTCTCGTATTGGCCTTCAAAAATTATAAAATCGCGAAGGGCTTCTGGGGAAGCGAATGGGTCGGCTTCGACGTATTCATGGATCTCTTCAGCAAGCACGACTTTCTACGCGCCATTCGCAACACGCTTCTATTGAATGGACTCGATCTGGTCTTCAGCTTCTCGCTGCCGATCGTGCTGGCGCTCCTGCTGAACGAAATCAAAAACGTAAGGTTCAAGCGGGTCAATCAGACGGTGCTGTACCTGCCGCACTTTCTATCGTGGGTCATCATCGGCGCGATTGCCTATCAGCTGCTAAGCGAAGGCAACGGAGTAGTCAACAACATTATCTTCATGCTGGGCGGCGAACGCATTCCGTTCCTACAGCAAGACAATCATTGGCTGTTCTCTTACCTCGCGATTGGGGTATGGCAAAGCATGGGCTGGGGCACGATTATTTATTTGGCGTCCATCAGCAGTATTAACCCGGAGATGTACGAGGCGGCCACCGTAGACGGAGCTGGTCGCTGGAGGCAAGCATGGAATGTGACGATTCCGTCCATTCGAGTGACGATTGTTACGCTGCTTATTTTGAATTTGGGAAAAATAATGGAAGGCTCATTCGAACGAATCTTCGCCCTGATGAATAAAGCGACAACCGAATTTACCACGACGATTCCGGTATTGGTTTATCGCTGGGGCATCGAGAGCGGCAATTTCAGCAGAGCGACGGCGCTGGGACTGTTCCAGGCCGTGATCGGGCTGATTCTGGTATTGGCTGCGGATCGCATCGCCAAGAAGCTTGGCGAGGACGGATTGATCTAG
- a CDS encoding extracellular solute-binding protein: MRVKKITILFVIGLEMMLLILTGCRDQNDTVDTDSRNRIESQEGFYKDYSKGFLEKFTLEIPVYERASEGWNTTDNFYTRWIQREFGDKYNINIKFVSINRSSEVTDYYQLLASHKAPDIIYHYDMPQALAYYSQHVIQDLDLQEIAHYAPTYWEEMGAIIKEYGEVEGGNAFFFAARPEADIHATLIRKDWVEKVGMKMEDLTSLETYNEMLLKWKQSGLGVGAESLKKNNYIFNYSFRDWPIHETENALYSDIGIADLTTPATERYLRNLNYQYNNGLIDKEFILRDDDNKTKAEFVAGKTGTFSLHLTSNTDVIKATLQNNPEAKFAILDPQALTPEGYKPQSRAYWPFGLVMGINAESSDVERIAVWMYLEWMIQPENLLLLQNGVEGENYTVDSDGLPVSNPNFDGESMMSSNNNKDYWALVTELPEYSNPETTRQGFIRSIAPVGYEYLGEEMLRIYEKNAEFRTPDAFYSVVLHKVNEYKADLDAIFQELYVKIATAPPEEFDKVYEAAKNTYLHAGYQDVLNEKEAAIRAGYIR, translated from the coding sequence ATGCGAGTAAAAAAGATAACGATTTTGTTTGTAATAGGTTTAGAAATGATGCTCCTTATATTAACGGGGTGTAGAGATCAGAACGATACTGTGGATACGGATAGCCGTAACCGCATCGAAAGCCAAGAAGGCTTTTATAAAGATTATTCGAAGGGATTCCTTGAAAAATTCACGTTAGAAATCCCTGTTTACGAACGTGCTTCAGAGGGATGGAATACGACAGACAACTTCTATACACGCTGGATTCAGAGAGAATTTGGCGATAAGTACAATATAAATATAAAGTTTGTGTCAATTAATAGAAGCAGTGAAGTGACGGATTATTATCAGTTGCTTGCTTCGCATAAAGCTCCCGACATTATTTATCATTATGATATGCCGCAAGCACTGGCCTATTACAGTCAACATGTTATACAAGATTTAGATCTGCAGGAAATTGCTCACTATGCTCCAACCTATTGGGAGGAAATGGGGGCTATTATTAAAGAGTATGGTGAAGTGGAAGGGGGAAATGCGTTTTTCTTTGCGGCACGTCCAGAAGCGGATATTCATGCAACGCTTATTAGGAAAGATTGGGTTGAAAAGGTAGGTATGAAGATGGAGGATCTGACTTCGCTTGAGACTTATAATGAAATGCTTCTAAAGTGGAAGCAATCCGGACTAGGTGTCGGCGCAGAAAGTTTGAAAAAAAACAATTATATTTTTAATTATTCGTTCCGAGATTGGCCCATTCATGAAACAGAAAATGCACTCTACTCTGACATAGGAATAGCTGATCTAACGACCCCGGCAACGGAACGTTATCTTCGTAATTTAAATTACCAGTACAACAACGGATTGATTGACAAGGAATTTATCCTTCGAGATGATGATAACAAAACAAAAGCCGAGTTTGTTGCTGGAAAGACAGGAACCTTTAGTCTTCACCTTACGAGCAATACCGACGTGATAAAAGCAACTTTACAGAATAACCCTGAAGCAAAGTTTGCAATATTAGATCCACAAGCTTTAACCCCGGAAGGCTATAAACCACAGTCACGGGCTTATTGGCCGTTTGGACTCGTTATGGGAATTAACGCTGAATCCTCTGATGTAGAGCGTATCGCTGTTTGGATGTATCTGGAGTGGATGATCCAACCTGAGAACTTATTGTTGCTTCAGAATGGTGTTGAAGGAGAGAACTATACAGTTGATTCTGACGGCCTTCCTGTAAGCAATCCCAATTTTGATGGGGAGTCAATGATGTCTTCCAATAACAACAAAGATTATTGGGCGCTGGTAACGGAATTACCGGAGTATTCGAATCCTGAAACTACCCGACAAGGATTTATTCGAAGTATCGCACCTGTTGGATACGAGTACTTGGGGGAGGAGATGTTGCGTATATACGAAAAAAATGCAGAGTTCAGAACGCCTGATGCCTTTTATTCGGTTGTGTTGCATAAGGTCAATGAATATAAAGCTGATCTTGATGCCATATTTCAAGAACTGTATGTGAAAATAGCTACGGCACCGCCAGAGGAATTCGACAAGGTATACGAGGCTGCAAAAAACACCTACCTTCATGCTGGATATCAAGACGTATTAAATGAAAAGGAAGCCGCGATTCGTGCAGGCTATATAAGATAA